The DNA sequence ATAGGGGTCGCACATTATCTGCAGGTTTGTTTTATTCGTGGtgttatttcttttgtttaattttttgagtATTGACTGACGACCTTTGTATTTTAGGTCATGGGTGCTCGTTTGCTATCGATTGGTCGCACCTCTGAATTGGATGCTATATTGGATGCAGATAATGTGGCTGCTGTGAAAAAGCTTAAGGAATCATTGCAAGAGAGGGATTTGAAGATTGAGAAGTTAAGGGCTGAGGTAAAGAATGTGAAGAAGGCTTCTGAAACTGAAGTTGGTAAGCTGAAGGGGGATTTGGAGGCAAATGTTACCAAGCTGGTGGGATTGAAGGCAAGGGTTGCCGAGCTTGAGGAAGAGGTTTTGACTACCTTTACCCTTGGCTTTGATCGAGCTGTAGCTCAGATTGGTGTCGTTGCTCCGGATGCTGATGTGAGTTTGCTTGATGTTACGAAGATTGTAAGCGGTGGTCGCCTTGTAGATGATGGTACCCTGCCTGAGAATCAGGGTGAAAGTGAATCAGTGGAGAAAGGAGCAGATTAGAGGACTGCTTTTGTAATTAATGTTTATTTAATTGAACTTAGGTGTTTTGTACCCGTATAGGGTGTTTGATACTTTGATTTTGAATGTGCGCACATTAACTCAATATTTGACATATTGGAGTAGTTGGTATGATAAATAGATGTCCTGATTAGAAATGtgtatatttgattatttttgttgAGTACATGACTGATATGAGGTGGGGGAcctcattaaaacctctccaagaaaAATCCTATTTTTTGGGAAAAACCTTGTGAGTAGGAAAAAGAGTGTCTCCCCATGGCCATATCTTCTTATGATAAGTAAGATCTAAGAGATGATACATTCCATATTCCAGGGATGTCATTTCCTTGTAATGTTTGAAGTTTATATGCTCCCTTGCAGAGTATTTATATTATTCGGTAAGGGCCTTCCCATGttgcggcgagctttccatgTGTTTGTGGTTTCCGTGCTTCCTCCGTTCGTCTTAAGACAAGGTCTTCCGTGGCGAAGGACCTAGGTTTGACCATTTTgttgtattttctttttattatgctTTGCATTGCCTTGTGCCTTATCTCAGCTTTGTATCTGTCTTCCTCTATTGTATCCAATTCTGCTTGTCTGACGTTATCATTGTTTGGTGCCGATGTTTGTGTTGTTCTTCCTGATGTTAGGGCGATCTCGACTGGGATCATTGCGTCGGCACCGTAAACAAGTCGGTAATGAGTCTCCTTGGTGGTTGTTTGTTTTGTTGTATTGTAACTCCACATTATTTCTGGGATTAGCTCCGCCCATTCTCCTTTAGCCTTGCCGAGCTTTTTCTTAAGTGCGATAAGAATTACTTTGTTAGCTGCCTCGGCGAGTCCGTTTGTTTGCGGGTGTTCTACTAATGAAAAGTGATGCTTAATTTTGAAGCCCTGCAAAAATTCTGCCAAGCTTTGATCGGTAAACTGCCGACCATTGTCAGTTATAATAGCATGTGGTATACCAAAACGACAAATAATGTTTTTCCAAAGAAAAGCTCGGACCTTTTCAGCCCCTATTTTTGCTAAAGGCGTTGCTTTTATCCATTTTGAAAAATAGTCAATTGCTACAAGTAAATACTTTACCTGCCCGGGAGCTTTGGGGAAGGGGCCGAGAATATCAAGCCCCATTTATAAAATGGCCAGCTTACCTCCGAGGTATGTAGGTTCTCGGCCGGGTTAAGTATTAGTGGTGCGTGCTTTTGGCAGCTGTCGCATCTCCTTACCTTTTCGATACAATCGCTCTTCATTGTTGGCCAATAATAACCTGCTCTGGCAACCTTAGATGCCAGGCTTATTCCTCCAATGTGGTTACCGCATACTCCTTCATGGGCCACGTCCATGGCGATCTTAGCTTCATCCGTGTTTAGACATCTTAGCAGTGGTTGGGAGAAGCCTTGCTTGTATAGTTCTGTTCCTATCAGTGTGAAGGATGCTGCTCGCCTTTTGAATGCTCTTTCATCCTTGATAGGTGTTGGTATGGTTCCAGTTTGTGGGTATTGTTTGTATGTTGCTCTCCAGTCTTGTTCCTGTGATATAGAGAATATTCTTTTGCTAAAACTCGGTTCAGCGAGGGTTAGCTGAGATATAACAGAATCATGCATACATTTCCTAGTTGTTGCTAGTTTTGATAAAGCATCTGCTCGGGTGTTTTGTTCCCAAGCTATATGTGTTATGTGTATTGAAGTAAACTGAGGTATGAGTTCTCTTACCAGTGCGtgatatttttctaataattggtCCTTTACCTGAAAATTCCCGGTTACCTGTTGTACCACCAGTTGTGAGTCACAATATACCTGTAGGTGTGTTATGTTTAAAGACTATGCAAGTCGAAGGCCGGCAAGTAGAGCTTCATACTCGGCTTGATTGTTGCTTGTTTGGAATGAGAATCTGATTGATTGTTCTGCTTGGAGGTCGGATTTGTCTGTTAGATATACGCCTGCTCCCGATCCTTCTGAGTTTGAAGCCTCATCTACATAGAGCTCCCAAGTGTGTTCATGATCTGCTTGGTCTGTTAATTTAGCTAGAAAATCTGCTAAGAATTGCGCCCTTATTGTCGTCCTCGGCTCGTATGTTATGTCAAATTCGGATAATTCTATTGACCATTTGGTGAGTCTTCCTGAGACCTCGGGTCAGGTGAGGATCTGTCGCAGAGGCTGATTTGTTTTAACGATGACTTTATTGCTTTGGAAGTAGTGTCTTAATCTTCTTGCCGTAAGTATTAGTGCATATGCTAGCTTCTCCATTGGTGGGTATCTGAGTTCGGCATTTTGTAATGTTTTACTGACGAAGTAGACTGGCTCTTGCTTATCTTGTATCTCCGTGACGAGTACTGAACTGATAGCCTTCGAGGATACCGATAAGTATAGTAATAGTGGTTTTTCTAAGTTCGGCTTCTGTAAGATCGGTGGTGACGAGATTATGGATTTCAACTTCTGAAAAGCTGCTTCACATTCCGTGTTTCAGTTGAACTTTGTTTGCCTTTTTAGTATGTTGAAAAAATGCTGAGAATGTGTTGATACACTTGGTAGGAATCGAGAGAGTGTGGCTAGCCTTCCATTTAGTCTCTGGACTTCCTTTATTGTTCGGGGACTTCTCATGTTAATGATTGCTTCACATTTTTCGGGATTGGCCTCAATGCCTCTTGAtgtcagcatgaagcctaggaaCTTTCCTCCTTTAACTCCGAAGGCGCACTTCTCCGGGTTGAGTCGCAGGTTGTGTTTCCTTAACTGACCGAACACTTCTTCGAGGTCGACATCATGGGTTTGTTCTTGTTGAGTTTTGACGACCATGTCATCAACGTATACTTCCAGATTTCTCCCTATTTGTTTGTTGAAGACCTTGTCCATGAGGCGTTGGTAGGTAGCCCCTGCATTTTTAAAGCCCAAAAGGCATAACAGTATAACAGTAATTTCCCAATTCAGTTATGAAAGCTGTCTTATCCTTATCTCTTGGATGCATTAATATCTGATTGTAACCAGAATATGCGTCTAAAAGGCTTAAAACATTATATCCTGATGCATTATCTACCAGTTTGTCTATGCATGGGAGTGGATAAGCATCCTTGGGGCACGCTTTATTCAAGTTAGTGAAGTATACGCACATTCGCCACTTACCTGAGGCTTTTCTTACCATAACCATGTTTGATAGCCATGTTGTGAATCGGAGCTCTTCTATGAATCCTGCTTGGAGGAGCTTCTGGGTTTCCTCGAGACATGCTGCGCGCTTCTCGTCTCCCATGTTGCATTTTTTTTGAGAAATAGGTCGTGCCCTTGGATCAATTTGTAATTTGTGGCATATGAGGTTTGGATCAATGCCAGGCATATCTGCTGGTGTCCAGGCAAAAAGGTCGGCGTTTTGCTGAAGTAGACTTGTTATC is a window from the Arachis hypogaea cultivar Tifrunner chromosome 17, arahy.Tifrunner.gnm2.J5K5, whole genome shotgun sequence genome containing:
- the LOC140180757 gene encoding uncharacterized protein; this encodes MDVAHEGVCGNHIGGISLASKVARAGYYWPTMKSDCIEKFTDQSLAEFLQGFKIKHHFSLVEHPQTNGLAEAANKVILIALKKKLGKAKGEWAELIPEIMWSYNTTKQTTTKETHYRLVYGADAMIPVEIALTSGRTTQTSAPNNDNVRQAELDTIEEDRYKAEIRHKAMQSIIKRKYNKMVKPRSFATEDLVLRRTEEARKPQTHGKLAATWEGPYRII